Part of the Candidatus Margulisiibacteriota bacterium genome, GCCGGCGATCGAATTCACCAGTGCCGCGGCAACGGCCAGCGGCAGGTGGCTTATTCCCGCAACAACGAGATCATGAGTTTTTGTGTCCATTTCCAAAACCGAACCACCCAACCACCCAACCACCTGTTTGATCTTTTCCAGGGCCTTTTGACTCGTTTTTGATGTTTTTGTAATGACCCAGGTCTTATTCCTGAACAGTTCGGCCTCAGCCGCTTCGAGTTTGGTCGTTTCTTTCCCGGCCATCGGATGGCCGCCCACAAAGAAAACGCCTTTCGGCATCGCCTTTTCCGCCGCGGAGACTATTTCGTATTTTGAACTGCCCACGTCGGTTACGATCGCGCCTTTTTTCAGGCTCTTGGAAATTTCGTTGATGACCGGCAGGATCAGGTTCAGCGGGGTGCAAATAAAGACCAGGTCGGCATCGCTCACCCCTTTGCTGTGGTCAGTGGTGCCCTCATCGATCGCTCCCATGGCCTTGGCCGCTGTCAGTGTTTCTTCTCGCCGTGGGATGCCGACTATTTTAAGGTCTTGAACGCCTGATCTCTTTAAACCCAAACCGATCGAACCGCCGATCAGGCCCAAACCGATTATCGCTATCCTCATGCCGCTATCTTACCTTTTTTCCAGCCGCTCCGCCAGTTGATCGACCCCCACCGCGATCTGGCCAAGCTCATCCCTGGAACGATCATCGATCCGTTCGCCGCTGTTACCGGCGACGATCTTCCGCAGGCTGGCCAGAAATTTTTGGAAACGCAAGCCGGTATAATTGGCCAGGAAGAGGCCGTAAAAATAGAGGAAAATAAAACCGAGCGGCGCCAGGACAACGTTAAGAAAGAGGATATAGTTGACCCGCTCGATGAACCGCCCCTCACCGACCTCGACCTTGCTCTTCCCTTTCTCGATCTCGACATAAGCCCGGCCGATAAAGGCACCATAATCGCGGCTAAATTCGGCCGTGATCACGCCACTCTCGGCGCTGACGAGCTTACCCTCCTTGAGGTTGACCAGCTTAAGGGCTGACTGGCGAAAAGTGTAAAAGTCGCCGACCAACGCGACAAAATCTTCCGGGATCCCCCCGGCCCGGAAC contains:
- a CDS encoding prephenate dehydrogenase/arogenate dehydrogenase family protein: MRIAIIGLGLIGGSIGLGLKRSGVQDLKIVGIPRREETLTAAKAMGAIDEGTTDHSKGVSDADLVFICTPLNLILPVINEISKSLKKGAIVTDVGSSKYEIVSAAEKAMPKGVFFVGGHPMAGKETTKLEAAEAELFRNKTWVITKTSKTSQKALEKIKQVVGWLGGSVLEMDTKTHDLVVAGISHLPLAVAAALVNSIAGEPEKELMAKAAASGFRDTTRIASGDPILGVDMFTTNKKAVLKMIGAFKKALAELERAVKEGNGEKIREELLKAKTARDAIYGQS
- a CDS encoding HAMP domain-containing protein codes for the protein MTVELNFRHWSFPGKIMFGYLIGVFILTSAFSSSIFHISTIVNDYNNLMRDSWRQLSALQSLRSAGLQVRLDLDQRPALARVGLMQMGNWLVDYTQFRAGGIPEDFVALVGDFYTFRQSALKLVNLKEGKLVSAESGVITAEFSRDYGAFIGRAYVEIEKGKSKVEVGEGRFIERVNYILFLNVVLAPLGFIFLYFYGLFLANYTGLRFQKFLASLRKIVAGNSGERIDDRSRDELGQIAVGVDQLAERLEKR